Genomic segment of Candidatus Eisenbacteria bacterium:
GCAAGTCGCGGCGATCAGTCGCACATCGGAATGACGTTCCTCGGCCTCGCCGACTCGATAGTAGGTTCCGTCATCGAGGAATCTCAGCAACATCGCCTGGGCGGTCGGTGAGAGTTCGGCCACTTCGTCCATGAACAGCGTCCCCTGGTCCGCGGCTGCAAGCTTGCCCATGCGCCCGCCCCCGGCAGCACCCGTGAACGCCCCGGGGCTGTAGCCGAAGAGCTCGGACTCGAGCAACGTACCGGTGAGCGATCCACAATTGACCGGCACGAAGGGGCCGTGGGCACGACGACTGCCCGCATGAATGGCGCGCGCAAACAGCTCCTTGCCGGTGCCGGTCTCCGCCTGGAGCAAGATCGGTAACCCCGAGCGCGCAAAGCGCTCGGCGTGCTCGCGAGCGGCCATGAGAGCCGGATCGCTTCCCACGATGGCTGCGAATGCCTGAGAAACGACAGCGCGGCCTCGCGCGGAGGTCCGGGCCGGGGGTCGATCGAGCAAGTGCACGATCGCGGCGATCGCTCCGTCGGGGCCGGAGACCGGCTCGACCTCGAGTCGCACTCCGCGCAACCATGAGGGCAACGCGGCGTCGGATTCGCGGAGCCGCGGACTCGCCGTTGGAACGAGCCCATCCCAGGACAGCAGCGCAAGCTCCTGGGGCTCGTCACGCCGCGGCAGCAGCCTCAGGAGCGGTTCATTGGCGCGACGCACGCGCCCTGTGGTCTCGATCAGCAGGGCCGCGTGCGGAAGCTTGGCGAGCAGCGCTTCCAGCGCGAACAGACCTCCGCTGATCGAGGCGTCATAGGCACGCGCACGTAAGACGGATTCCATGGCGGCGGCGGCGGCTTGAACCGACGCGAACGCAAACTCCGAGGCATCGCGGGCGGGCCCGGTCGCATCCAGCACGCCAACGACTCGCCCGCGCACGTCACGAATCGGCGCCGCATAGCAGCACAGCACGTGGTTACGCTTCTCGAAGTGCTCGAAGCCGACGACCGCCACAGGCAAGTGTTCGGCCACCGCAGTGCCGATCCCGTTGGTGCCCCGTGAGGCTTCGTTCCACAGTGCTCCCTCGATGAGTCGCGCTTCCGTCATTCGATTGGAGAACGGTTCGGCGATGCGACGTGCCAACACGACTCCATCGGCGCTGCTGAGGATGCCGCAGAATCCAGCATTCGCGAGCGAGCTCGCGAATGCCTCGAACGGCGCATCAGCGGTGAGCAGCGGCTTGAGAGGCTCGAGCGCAACCAGCCGCTGCGAGTCGGGCACGACGACGGGTTCGGCCAGCCCTTCGGCGGTCGCGCCGAGCCGAACGGAGCGGTCCCAGCGTCGGAGTATCGGACTGTTCTCGATTTCATCGCCCGAACAGCGGCCGCTCAGGAATCGCGTCCAGATCTGCTCAGTGGCGGCAGAAGGACTATCGGTTGAGTTCTTCACAGGGGGCACCGTAGTCCTGTATGCGCGCGCGCTCAAGGGGGCGATCATGGCCACCGCAACTCTTGTATCGGATGTCGCAGTCAGGTGGCCGACGTGTAGCGTTTCGCTCCATTTCTGGCGTGGTCGAACCGCGGATCTCCTTGAATGGACGTCTCGGCATGGACATTGCGAAGTTCATCCCGCAGTCCCCCGCGAGACGCAAGCGATAGCGCGACTCTTGAGTTTCATCAACGCGTCTCGAATGCCGACTCCGCACCCGATCTGGTTCGACTCGGGGGCGGAGTTCGGCTGTGGGGGTCGCGCGGCAGGGCTGGGAGGCAGCTCCGGGAAGTGACGGCACGGATATTTGCCCTCCCCTTCGCTCATGCGAAGTCGCGGCGTCGAGTTCGTCGGAGCGCTAGAATCGGACCTGCATCCACACCAGCAAGCGGTCATCGTGACGCAGGTCCGGTTCCGACATCACCTCGTAGGTGACGATCGCACGTAGCGGCGCGCCGGGCAGTCCGTGGTAGACGCCTATGGTCCATCGATGGGTGTCGGTGTCGAACACGTCATAGCGCACCACCGGTCCACCGTTCCAGCGCGTCTTTCCCGCGACCAGCACGTACCAGGCGTCGAGCGTGCCGCCCTGGTCGGGAAGGCTTGCGTTCTCCTCCCCGCGCGCATACTCGACCACTGCCAGTGCGCGACGCGTGTCCAGTTCCGCGTCCACGCCGAGCCGATTGAAATCGATCGAGAGACCCGGAACCGGAGGCGGACCCGGGTCGATCGGCTCGTTCACGCTGCCTGAGGCACCCGACACTCCCAGCCAGACGGTTGCGCTCGGGCGCTTCGAGCGAAACCCAAGCCTCCCAAACACGTTCTTCCGTCGATCGTCGTCGGCCTGGACGCTCAGTCCCGCGCCGTTCGTGACCGTGAGCTCATGCTCGATCCGAAAGCCGCGACCGAGCGGAACGTGGCCGAACCACCCCACACCGATGTCGCGCAGCTTCAATCCGCGCCCGAACAACTCCCCGACTTCGGTTCGGTTCACGGTGAAGAGGTCCGCAGTCGAGGTGCGATTCTCCCACCCGAAGGGAGTCTTCATTTGTCCGGCGCGCAGGGCTTGATGAGGATGAAATCCCCACTCCAGGTAGCAGTCGCGCAGCAACCCCTCGACCTGCGGAGAACGTGGATCGATCTCGACCACGTACGAAACCGCGGGACTCAACTTACCGTCGACCTGAATCTTCACTCTCCCGAATCGAAACACGTCGGGTTCGGTCACACGGTCGCCGCTCCGTTCGACTCGCGACTTGTAGTAAATCTGGATGTAGCCGGAAACTCTGGGCGCCGTAGTGCACGGCGCCGCTTCTTGCGCGCGCGCCGTAACGCTCGAGAGCATGAACGCCGTGATCCACATCACTGCAGGGTACCTGCGACCTGTCATGCCCCCCTCTGTTCGAGCTTCGGGCTGCGGCCCGGCTCGCGTGATGGATCCCATGAGCCCTGCGATTTGTGACAGTCCGCCCGATCATGCGAGAGCTGCGCCATCTCGAGCGCTGGACGCGGAACGAGGGAACGGCGCGCGCACGAGGCTTCGGCAAGCGACGAGAATTCCGCTACTTCACGGCTCCCCGAGCGACGACCCAACCGCACGCCGAGAGCGATCGACCGTGCTAGTCTGCGTCACTTCGCGCCGCTCGAATTCGGTCCGTTGGAGGTCCGCATGGCCGCTTCCGATGCCGCACTCTCGAATCCCAGCGATCAGCTCTCGAATTCCGATCTCGCCCCGGTCCCGGCCTCGAAGCGCACCTGGAACTGGTGGCACTTCTGTGCGCTGTGGATCGGGATGTCGGTGTGCATTCCGACCTACACCATGGCCTCGGGGCTCATCGATTCCGGCATGTCGTGGTCGCAGGCGATGTTCACGATCTTCCTCGGCAACACGATCGTGCTGCTGCCGATGCTGCTCAATGCCCATGCGGGCGCTCGCTACGGCATTCCGTTCCCGGTCTTCGCGCGCGCGAGTTTCGGCGTGCTGGGCGCGAACGTTCCGGCGTTGCTGCGAGCGCTGGTGGCGTGCGGGTGGTTCGGGATCCAGACCTGGTTCGGTGGCGCCGCCCTCTGGACCCTCACGAAGCAGCTGTGGCCGGCAGCCGCGAGCCTGCCGAATGTCCTGCCGGCCTGGTTCGGACTCACCACCGGCGAGGCGCTCGGCTTCATCGTGTTCTGGCTCATCAACGTGTGGTTCATCGTCAAGGGCACCGAGAGCATCAAGTGGCTCGAGTCGGTCTCGGCGCCGTTTCTCATCATCGTGGGACTGGCGTTGCTCGGCTGGGCTTACACGCGGGCAGGTGGATTCGGGCCGATCCTCTCTCAGCCGTCCCGGTTCCCGGACTTCGCCGCCTTCTGGCCGGTGTTCCTGCCGTCGCTGACCGCAATGGTCGGCTTCTGGGCGACGCTGTCGCTCAACATTCCGGACTTCACACGCTACGCCCGCTCTCAACGTGATCAGGTGGTCGGGCAGGTGCTCGGGCTACCCCCCACCATGACGCTCTACGCCTTCATCGGTGTGGCCGTCACTTCCGCGACGGTGATCATCTTTCCCGGCGGCAAGGTGATCTGGGACCCGGTCGAACTCCTTGGGCGGATCGGCGGTCCGTTCACCGTGATCCTCGCCATGGTCGCGTTGAGCGTTGCGACCCTCACCACCAATCTCGCCGCCAACGTCGTCTCGCCCGCCAACGACTTCAGCAACCTCGCACCGCGGCGCATTTCATTCCGGACCGGCGGACTCATCACCGCATTTCTCGGACTCGCGATGATGCCGTGGAAGCTGCTCGCGAGTTCGCAGGGCTATATCTTCACCTGGCTGATCGGCTACTCGGCGCTGCTCGGGCCGATCGGCGGCATTCTCATCGCCGACTACTTCGTACTGCGCGGACGTGAATTGTCGCTCGACGATCTTTACCGTCGCGGCGGCCGCTACGAGTATCGCGGCGGCGTGAACCCGATCGCGCTGATCGCGCTGATCGTCGGCATCGCCCCGTGCGTGCCCGGTTTTCTCGCACAGGCGTTCCCGAGTACGTTCACGAGCGTCGCGCCGTTGTGGAAGTCGCTCTACTCCTACGCATGGTTCCTCGGCTTCGCGGTCGCGGGGCTCGTCTATCTGGTGCTCACGAGCCTGACGCGCGGTTCGAAGCCCGCACACGAAACGGGAGTCGCATGAACGACCTGGACCGCCCCGGCGATTCTCCGGCCGACGCTGAAACGATGGCCGGAGACGCCACTCCGACTCTTAGCTCACACGGAAAGCCGCCGCACCACGACTCGATTCGCGCGCTCCCCGAGCACATCGGCGAGTATCGGATTCTCGGCATCCTCGGCCAGGGCGGCATGGGGGTGGTGTACGAGGCCGAGCAGCCCTCGCCCCGCCGGCTCGTGGCGCTCAAGGTGGTGCGCGGCACCGAGATCGTCGACGACCTGCGGCTCAAGATGTTCGAGCGCGAAGCCTCGACGCTCGCGCGGCTCGACCACCCGAACATCGGCAAGATCTATCAGTCGGGGCGCACCCCCGAAGGCCGCCACTACTTCGCGATGGAGCTGGTGCGCGGCCCGAGTCTCGGGGAGTGGCTCACGAGCCGCCCCGCCAATCCCGATCGCACCGAGATCGAGCTGCGTCTGCGGCTGTTCCGCCAGATCTGCGACGCGGTGCACTACGCGCATCAGCGCGGCGTCATCCACCGCGATCTCAAGCCTTCGAATCTGATCGTGACCGACGCACCCGCGTCCGCAACCGGCTCCTCACCTTTGAACGCGATGGTGCGCATTCTGGACTTCGGCCTCGCGCGCATCACCGAAGAAGACATCGGCGCCAGCCAGGTCACCGAAACCGGCGACATCAAGGGGACACTCCCCTACATGGCGCCCGAACAGGCGCGCGGCGAGTCGGGGGCGATCGACGTTCGCACCGACGTCTACGCGTTGGGCGTGATTCTCTACGAGATGCTCACCCGGCAACGGCCCTATGCCGTCGACGCGACCTCGCTGCTCTCGGCGGTGCGTGTGATCTGCGAGCAGGCTCCACGTCCGCTCGCCGAGGTGTGGCAGTCCTCGCTGCGGCTCGACCCCGATCTCACAACCATCGTCGGCGCCGCGCTCGAGAAAGAGCCCGATCGGCGCTATGCGAGCGCCGCCGCGTTCAGCGACGACGTCGAGCGCTTCCTCACCTCGCAGCCGATTCAGGCGCGCCCCGCGAGCACGATGTACCAGATCAAGAAGCTCGTGGCACGGCGTAAGCCGTTGTTCGCGACCGCCGCCGTCGCGCTGCTGCTGCTGGTGGTCGCGGCAATCGGGCTCGGTGTCCTCTACGTGCGCTCGGTCGAGTCCGAGCGACTCGCGCGCCTCGAAGCCGCGACCGCCACGCGCACCTCCGAATTCCTCGTCAATCTGTTCGAGCAGGCCAACCCCGAGAAGACGCGAGGCGCCACGCTCACCGCGCGCCAGGTCGTCGACGTGGGAGCCCGCCAGGTGCGCGATGAACTTGCGAGCGAACCCGCGATGCAGGCCCGCATGATGGGAGCACTCGGTCGTGTGTACCTGAGTCTCGGGATCCCCGACAGCGCGCTCAGCATGACCGACGCATCGGTGGCACTGAGGCGCAAGCACCTGCGGGCCGGCGATGCCGAGATCGCGCAGGGCGTCGCTCAGCAGGCGCGCGTGTTCGAAGAGCTCGGCATGGTCAAGGAGTCTCGAGCAGCCTACGCAGAAGCGGTGGAGCGCTACGAAGCACTCGGAGCGAGCGGGACGGATGGCCTGATCGCGACACTCGGCAACTCGAGCTCTGCACTCGACGATGCGGGCGAGTACGGCGAAGCGAACCGCGGCCTTGATCGCGCTCTGTCGCTGCTGTCCCAGCGGCGCCCGCCCGACGAGGAGCGGCTGCTCAATCTGCTCATCGGTCAGGCCAACATTCGCCTCCACACCCGCCAGACCGACTCGGCGCTCACGATCCTCGATCGCGCGCTGACCCTGACGCGTCGGCTCCACGGTGAGAATCACCATCTGACCGGCAATGTGCTGACCGCGCTCTTCAGCGCGAATTCCCAGGCCAAGCACCTCGATCGCGCGCGCGAGTTCGCATTCGCCGCGCTGAAGGTTCACCGGGCGATCTACGGCGAGGACCATCCGAAGGTCGCCAGGGACCTCGGCAACGTCGCGATCAGCTTCGCAGAGGATGCGAAAGGCGATGAGGCGCGACCCTATTTCGAGCAGTCGATCGAGGTTCTGATCCGCGTCTATGGGCCGAATCATCCCGAGGTCGCGCAGGGCTGGATGAACCTGGGGTTGCTCGAATTGCAGTCGGGCCACGTGCCGCGCGCGCTCGAGCTGCTGCAACGCTCGGTGAGCATTCACGAACGAGTCTCGGCCTCGAGCCCGTCCCTGGCGCTCTCGCTCTATCACCTCGCGGCAGCCCGCTCCGCGCTGGGCCAGCACGACCAGGCGCTCCGGGCGCTCCTGCGCGTGCTGGCGATGGACGAGAAGATGCACGGTCCGGAATCGGCCGACGTATCGGACGACCTCGAAGCCGTCGCCTCCGTCCAGCGCGATCTGGGCCTCACCGCTGAGGCCACGCGAAACGAGACGCGCATGAACGCGATTCGAGCGAAGCTGACCAAAGCCGGCGCGGGCCCGTAGGCGTGGCGCGAGCCGCGCCGCGCGACTAGCGAACCGGATTCGTCAGCGTCACGCTGCGCACCCACACCCCGCGCACGCCGATCTCGCGTCCCGCGAGTGCGGCGAAACGATCGAATGCCCCCGCCCGGCGCGGTCCGCTGTCGCGCGGCATCGCGGCCACCCCGCCGACCCCTCGCAGGCGTTCGACGGTGGCAGGCGCGATCGCCGCGTACTCGATCGGATGCCCGGCGCGCGGCGCCGGCAGCTTGCTCAGCTCGGCCTCGATCTCGGCGACCGGTTTGGGGCTCGCGATCACCAGGAAGTGCTCGCGACCGCCACGGCTCGTCACGGTCCACGCGTTCTCACGACCGCCGACGGTGCCGGGCAGCACCACCGCCGCGTTCTCGGGGATCGGATTGCCGCGATCGAACAGCGGCTGCGGGAACAGCAGGTACGACTCGCCGCGCTCGTCTTCGTTCAACACATAGACGTGCACGGCTCGCGTCGAGCGGAACTCGAGCGACAGCCGGTCGCCGGGCCCCACGCGATCGCCGGTCGCAAGCCGTTCGTCGCCCTCTGCACCACGCCGCACGAAGCTGGCCTCGACATCGTAGGCCGCGATCGCGGCATCCGCCGCCGGGTTCTGCGCTGCCAGCGAAGGAGCCTGCGAAGTCCCGGTCGACGCGACCGAAGCCTGGCGCCCCGCCCGGCCCTGCCACACGAACCAGGTCCCCGCGAGCACCACGAGCACCGCGGCGGCGGCGAGCCAGCGGCCGAGCGGGGCTCGGCTCACTGCGGGCCTGGCGACCGCACTCGTGTCGATCGCTTCGAGCGCCTGCGCAAACGCCTCGGCATCTGCGAAACGCGACTCGGCGCTCGGAGCGATCGCGCGCTCGATGGCGCGTGCCAGTGACGCGGGCACGTCGGAGCGCAGCGCGGTGAGCGAGCGCGCAGGCCCGCGTCGCGCTTCGACTTCCAGCTCCGCAAGCGTCGTCGCCGTGAACGGGTGCGCGCCCGTGAGTGCGCACCACATCGTCATGCCAAGCGCGTAGAGGTCGGAGCGCACGGTCGCCGCATCTCCGTCGAGGCGTTCCGGGGCCATGAACATGGGGGTGCCGGAATCGCGCACCGGGTCGGCAGCGGCCAGCGCGACCTGCTGGCCGAGTCCGAAGTCGGTGAGCACCACGCGGGCGTCGCGCTCGATCACCACGTTGGCGGGCTTGAGATCGCGGTGAATGAGTCCTGCCGCATGCACCGCACCGAGTGCCCGCGCAAGGTCGCGACCGATGCGAATCACTTCGGCGACCGGCAACTTGCCGAGTCGCTGGATCGCCTTCTCGAGCGTCGTGCCGCCGAGGAACTCCATCCACATGCCGACCCGGCCGTCGGCATCGCCGATGCCGTGGACCGCGACCACGTTGGCGTGCCGCACCCGCGCCAGCGCTCGCGCCTCCTCGAGCAGCGGCGAGGCGGCGGCATCGGCCGCGGGCCAGGCGCCTTTGGGCTGCAGGAACTTGAGCGCCACTTCGCGCTGAAGTCGCGGATCCCACGCGCGCCACACTTCACCGTTGGCGCCGACGCCCACCCGCTCGAGCAGCAGCAGGCTCCCCCAGCGCGCGGGCTCGAGGCTCGCGACCGGCGGCGCGTGGCGCGCCGGGATCGCTCCGCGCTCGCGCTGCAGCGTTCGGTTGAACTGCGCGATCCGCGACACCTCGCGCAGGGCGCGCACGCTCGCGGTCGAGTCGCTGCGCTTCAATTCGGACTCGGCGGCATCCCAGTCGACGGCTTCTCCATCCATCAGGCGCGAGGTCAGTTCCTCGAGGCGCAGGTCGTCAGGATTCATGGCTCATGGCCTCCGCCAGTCGGCGCAGTGCGCGTTGAACGGCCATGCGAGCGGCATCCCTGCTCGGTCGCTCCGTCATGCCCGCGATCTCCTCGTAGTCGAAGTCCAGCTCGATGCGAAGGTGGAGAAGCCGCTGCTCGTCTTCGCTGAGTCGCGCGAGCGCGGATTCGTAGCGCTCCAGCACGTCGGCGCCGATCGCATGTTCGAGCGGCGAGGGCGCGCGGTCGGTGAGGTCTTCGGGGACCCCTTCGGGGCCCGGTCGACGTCGCGCCCAGCGAATCTGATCGCGGATGCGGTTGAGCACCGCCTGGCGAACGTAAGCCTGAAAACCGCCCGGCCCACGGACCTCGATTCCATCCAGCCCCTCGAGCGCTTTGAGCAGGGTTTCCTGGACCAGGTCCGAGGTGTCGAAGAGCGAACGAGCGTAGTTGGGAAGTCGGCCGCTCGCCCAGCGCTGAAGTCGCGGAAGGTAGCGAGCGCTGAGGGCCTCCAGCGAGGGTCGATCGCCCTGCTTCGCGCGACGCAGCAACTCGACGGTGAGCAGCAGGTCGGAAGCAGCATTCGCTCGAGCGGAATTGGACTCGGGTGGGTTCGGCATGGCGGGAACCCTAACCGATTCGAACTCACCGTTCCCCTCCTCAAGGATGCCCCACATCCGGGTGGCCCGTGCTGCCTGTCACCTCCTTTACGTCCGGCCGGTCAGGGGCGAACAGCCTTGCGGCGGCGGGGTACGGCTCGTAGCGTGCGGCTCAGGAGATCCGGCCCCGCGACCGATACCCGGCGGGTCACCCGCCGGCTCCCCGCCCGGGCACTCATCATCTATGAAGGAGGCGACGTGATCGGCCACGGAAGGCTGGGAGTTCTAGCGCTCGTGGGAGCGGCCGCGCTCGCACTTGCGAGCCTCGCAGCCCCGGCGCTCACTCAGCCACCCGAGACGCGCAGCGTCGCCTACCGCACGCGCACCATGGGCACCTATGCCCAGGTGGTGATCGTGACCGGCGACTCGGTCGCGACCGCCGCGATCGCGGTCGAGGCGCAGGCCGCCCTGATGCGCGTCGACTCCCTGATGAGCAACTGGACGCAGACCAGCGAGGTGGCGCGCATCAATCGAGTCGCTGCCCGGGAGACCACGCAGGTCGAGCCCGAGGTCGCACGCGTGCTCGACATGGCGCTGCGCTGCTGGCGCGAGGGCGAGCGCACGTTTGACATCACGGTCGAACCGCTGGTGCGGGCCTGGGGTTTCATCGGCGGTCCCAAACGCGTCCCGAGCGATGAAGCGGTGCGCACCGCATTCGCGAGCGTCGGCAGTCAGCGGCTCGAATGGGATTCAACGCGACGCACGCTTCACTTTTCGCAGCCGGGGGTGAAGATCGACCTCGGTGGGATCGCCAAGGGCTATGGCGTCGACGCGGCGGCGGCGCGGCTGAGCGCGCGAGGCGTGGTCAACGCGCTCGTGGATCTGTCCGGCAACATGTTCGCGCTCGGAGCACCTCCAGGCGCCGAGTCCTGGCGCATCGGCGTGCGCGATCCGCGCGACCGCGTGCCCTCGCTCGGACGCGTGCCGTTGACCGGCCGGGGAATCGCCACCTCCGGCAAGTACGAACAGTTCGTAGCCGCCAACGGAAAGACCTACGGGCACATCATCGACCCGCGGGACGGGCAGCCGGCCGACGGCGTGATCGCGGTCACGGTGCTCGCGCCCACTGCCATGGAGGCCGACGCGTGGGGCAAGGTGTTCTTCGTGCTCGGGCCACGCGATGCAAAACGCAAGGCGCGCGAGCGCACTGATCTCGATGTGATGTTCGTCTCGCCCGGTCGCGCGGCACCCGACACGTTGTGGATCGAGTCGACGCTCCAGAATCGTTTCGTTCTCGAACCGTCGGCCAGGGGATTGATCGTCGTCGAGTATTTTTGACGCACTCGAACGATTCTCCTCGGTAGATCCCCTCGCTTCTCCGCATTGCATTTCGTCACTCGAGCGCGCCCGATCGCGTGCGCGTTCCCCGACCGCGAGTCGATCCGTCGCGCTCCCCGAGGCCGCGACCAGCGTCACAGGTCGTGCGCACACACCACGTTCAGTCGTGACGCGACTCCATGGCCCACCTCTTGCGTGATCCCTCCCCGTCTGACCATCGGATGGTCGGCATGATGGATTTCGAATCGGCCGCAACCTCGTGTGCGCCATGGGGAGAATCCCTCTCGGGCCTCGCGATGGAATTCGGTCGAATCGCACGTGTGTGGACTGCGGTTCGCACGCATCGGAGGTCGTGTGGCTGGACTCGCGAGCAGAGCTCGAGGTCGCCGTGGCGCGTCGTTGATTCTCGCGTCGCTGGTGCTCCCGGGCGTCGTGCATGGATGCAGCTCGCCGACCGAACCGCCGGCGCCGCCCTCGGGCGGACAGCAGGTGGTGCTGAGCTACGCGCTGTTCCAGTCGAGCGTGGAGCCGGTGATCACGCGCCACGGCTGCGACGCCGAGGGTGACTGCCACGGTGGCGGCATTCGCGGCACGCTGGAGCTCTCGCCGCCGGGCGCCAAGAACGCGCAGTTCGACTACAACCAGCTGAGCCTGCAGGTGTGGGCGACGGCGCTCGAGTCGAGCCCGATTCTGACCGAGCCGCTCGCAATCGCCGCAGGTGGCACACCCCACCAGTTCAAGCCGTTCGCGACCAAGTCGGATTCCGACTGGGTCGCGCTGCACGCCTGGGTCACGAGCGAGGAGACGCCTTGAGCGCGTCCTCGCACCGCAACGTGCTGCGTGCACTCGCCCTCGCGGCCGGCCTCACCGCCGTCGCACCGATCGCTCACGCCGAGCTCGAGCCCGTCGCCGCGGATTCCGCGACCTCCGACCCGAGTCTCACCGAGTCGATCGAAGCCCCGCGTTTCGATGCGTCGCGCACCGCGCGGCGCAGCGGCGGCGAGATCGAGGCGCTGGTTCCGGAACTCTCCGAGCACCCGTATCGGCTCGCGCCCGGGCCACGGGCGTTCATGAACCGCATCAGTTTCAGCCCCGGCTACGGGCGGCTCGGCAGCGAATCGCTGTTCGCCTTCCGGCTCGCCTACAACCCGAATGCGTGGCTCGGCTACGAAGCCATGCTCGGGCACAACCCGGCGCAGTC
This window contains:
- a CDS encoding protein kinase — encoded protein: MNPDDLRLEELTSRLMDGEAVDWDAAESELKRSDSTASVRALREVSRIAQFNRTLQRERGAIPARHAPPVASLEPARWGSLLLLERVGVGANGEVWRAWDPRLQREVALKFLQPKGAWPAADAAASPLLEEARALARVRHANVVAVHGIGDADGRVGMWMEFLGGTTLEKAIQRLGKLPVAEVIRIGRDLARALGAVHAAGLIHRDLKPANVVIERDARVVLTDFGLGQQVALAAADPVRDSGTPMFMAPERLDGDAATVRSDLYALGMTMWCALTGAHPFTATTLAELEVEARRGPARSLTALRSDVPASLARAIERAIAPSAESRFADAEAFAQALEAIDTSAVARPAVSRAPLGRWLAAAAVLVVLAGTWFVWQGRAGRQASVASTGTSQAPSLAAQNPAADAAIAAYDVEASFVRRGAEGDERLATGDRVGPGDRLSLEFRSTRAVHVYVLNEDERGESYLLFPQPLFDRGNPIPENAAVVLPGTVGGRENAWTVTSRGGREHFLVIASPKPVAEIEAELSKLPAPRAGHPIEYAAIAPATVERLRGVGGVAAMPRDSGPRRAGAFDRFAALAGREIGVRGVWVRSVTLTNPVR
- a CDS encoding NCS1 family nucleobase:cation symporter-1, translated to MAASDAALSNPSDQLSNSDLAPVPASKRTWNWWHFCALWIGMSVCIPTYTMASGLIDSGMSWSQAMFTIFLGNTIVLLPMLLNAHAGARYGIPFPVFARASFGVLGANVPALLRALVACGWFGIQTWFGGAALWTLTKQLWPAAASLPNVLPAWFGLTTGEALGFIVFWLINVWFIVKGTESIKWLESVSAPFLIIVGLALLGWAYTRAGGFGPILSQPSRFPDFAAFWPVFLPSLTAMVGFWATLSLNIPDFTRYARSQRDQVVGQVLGLPPTMTLYAFIGVAVTSATVIIFPGGKVIWDPVELLGRIGGPFTVILAMVALSVATLTTNLAANVVSPANDFSNLAPRRISFRTGGLITAFLGLAMMPWKLLASSQGYIFTWLIGYSALLGPIGGILIADYFVLRGRELSLDDLYRRGGRYEYRGGVNPIALIALIVGIAPCVPGFLAQAFPSTFTSVAPLWKSLYSYAWFLGFAVAGLVYLVLTSLTRGSKPAHETGVA
- a CDS encoding sigma-54-dependent Fis family transcriptional regulator, translated to MKNSTDSPSAATEQIWTRFLSGRCSGDEIENSPILRRWDRSVRLGATAEGLAEPVVVPDSQRLVALEPLKPLLTADAPFEAFASSLANAGFCGILSSADGVVLARRIAEPFSNRMTEARLIEGALWNEASRGTNGIGTAVAEHLPVAVVGFEHFEKRNHVLCCYAAPIRDVRGRVVGVLDATGPARDASEFAFASVQAAAAAMESVLRARAYDASISGGLFALEALLAKLPHAALLIETTGRVRRANEPLLRLLPRRDEPQELALLSWDGLVPTASPRLRESDAALPSWLRGVRLEVEPVSGPDGAIAAIVHLLDRPPARTSARGRAVVSQAFAAIVGSDPALMAAREHAERFARSGLPILLQAETGTGKELFARAIHAGSRRAHGPFVPVNCGSLTGTLLESELFGYSPGAFTGAAGGGRMGKLAAADQGTLFMDEVAELSPTAQAMLLRFLDDGTYYRVGEAEERHSDVRLIAATCRDLTPMLADGRFRSDLFYRLRGVTIGLPALRERSDRRELTEAILAGFARRNEQTHALAVSPAAARWVDHHSWPGNVRELRSALEYAAVLAEGASRIERWHLPIEAEPARAGELEGLRTAAERSALQRALDRANGNMSDAARQLGVARSTLYRMLDRFGLRRTDELPRLETEPAPAEAPAPGPLTNLSA
- a CDS encoding tetratricopeptide repeat protein, whose protein sequence is MNDLDRPGDSPADAETMAGDATPTLSSHGKPPHHDSIRALPEHIGEYRILGILGQGGMGVVYEAEQPSPRRLVALKVVRGTEIVDDLRLKMFEREASTLARLDHPNIGKIYQSGRTPEGRHYFAMELVRGPSLGEWLTSRPANPDRTEIELRLRLFRQICDAVHYAHQRGVIHRDLKPSNLIVTDAPASATGSSPLNAMVRILDFGLARITEEDIGASQVTETGDIKGTLPYMAPEQARGESGAIDVRTDVYALGVILYEMLTRQRPYAVDATSLLSAVRVICEQAPRPLAEVWQSSLRLDPDLTTIVGAALEKEPDRRYASAAAFSDDVERFLTSQPIQARPASTMYQIKKLVARRKPLFATAAVALLLLVVAAIGLGVLYVRSVESERLARLEAATATRTSEFLVNLFEQANPEKTRGATLTARQVVDVGARQVRDELASEPAMQARMMGALGRVYLSLGIPDSALSMTDASVALRRKHLRAGDAEIAQGVAQQARVFEELGMVKESRAAYAEAVERYEALGASGTDGLIATLGNSSSALDDAGEYGEANRGLDRALSLLSQRRPPDEERLLNLLIGQANIRLHTRQTDSALTILDRALTLTRRLHGENHHLTGNVLTALFSANSQAKHLDRAREFAFAALKVHRAIYGEDHPKVARDLGNVAISFAEDAKGDEARPYFEQSIEVLIRVYGPNHPEVAQGWMNLGLLELQSGHVPRALELLQRSVSIHERVSASSPSLALSLYHLAAARSALGQHDQALRALLRVLAMDEKMHGPESADVSDDLEAVASVQRDLGLTAEATRNETRMNAIRAKLTKAGAGP
- a CDS encoding RNA polymerase sigma factor → MPNPPESNSARANAASDLLLTVELLRRAKQGDRPSLEALSARYLPRLQRWASGRLPNYARSLFDTSDLVQETLLKALEGLDGIEVRGPGGFQAYVRQAVLNRIRDQIRWARRRPGPEGVPEDLTDRAPSPLEHAIGADVLERYESALARLSEDEQRLLHLRIELDFDYEEIAGMTERPSRDAARMAVQRALRRLAEAMSHES
- a CDS encoding FAD:protein FMN transferase yields the protein MIGHGRLGVLALVGAAALALASLAAPALTQPPETRSVAYRTRTMGTYAQVVIVTGDSVATAAIAVEAQAALMRVDSLMSNWTQTSEVARINRVAARETTQVEPEVARVLDMALRCWREGERTFDITVEPLVRAWGFIGGPKRVPSDEAVRTAFASVGSQRLEWDSTRRTLHFSQPGVKIDLGGIAKGYGVDAAAARLSARGVVNALVDLSGNMFALGAPPGAESWRIGVRDPRDRVPSLGRVPLTGRGIATSGKYEQFVAANGKTYGHIIDPRDGQPADGVIAVTVLAPTAMEADAWGKVFFVLGPRDAKRKARERTDLDVMFVSPGRAAPDTLWIESTLQNRFVLEPSARGLIVVEYF